The proteins below are encoded in one region of Shewanella algae:
- the serC gene encoding 3-phosphoserine/phosphohydroxythreonine transaminase gives MSTIYNFCAGPAMLPAAVMQKAQQELLDWQGHGVSVMEISHRSQAFIDLTKAAESRLRSLMNIPEDYHVLFMHGGGRGQFSAVVNNFLGNNGRALYLESGQWSKSATAEARKLAGDDRIDSQSIVEKVNGLNKVTLPKLEGDSGKYRYVHYCPNETVDSIEIFEELESPWPIVADMSSTIMSREIDVSRYGLIYAGAQKNIGPSGLAIVIVRKEMLALPAMPQSSIMDYRLAAENDSMFNTPPTFAWYLAAEVFEWLHRMGGIEAMAELNKAKAELLYACIDELDFYRNGVAAQNRSRMNVTFQLADESLNGEFLKEAEAAGLVALKGHRIVGGMRASIYNAMPLAGVEALVAFMQAFAAKHSS, from the coding sequence GTGAGCACGATTTATAATTTCTGTGCCGGACCAGCCATGTTGCCGGCCGCGGTAATGCAAAAAGCCCAGCAGGAATTACTGGACTGGCAGGGGCACGGAGTCTCCGTCATGGAGATCAGTCACCGCAGTCAGGCCTTTATCGATCTCACCAAGGCTGCCGAATCCAGATTGCGCTCACTGATGAATATTCCCGAAGATTACCATGTACTGTTTATGCATGGCGGTGGTCGCGGTCAGTTCTCGGCTGTCGTGAATAATTTTTTGGGCAATAACGGCAGAGCCCTGTATTTGGAGAGTGGTCAGTGGTCAAAGTCGGCCACGGCAGAGGCCAGAAAGCTGGCCGGAGATGACAGGATTGATAGCCAGAGCATTGTTGAAAAGGTCAATGGACTCAACAAAGTAACCTTACCTAAGCTGGAAGGTGATAGTGGTAAGTATCGCTATGTGCACTATTGCCCCAACGAGACGGTAGATAGTATCGAAATTTTTGAAGAGTTGGAGTCTCCCTGGCCAATAGTCGCGGATATGTCATCCACTATCATGTCCCGTGAAATCGATGTCAGTCGCTACGGACTCATTTATGCCGGGGCACAGAAAAATATTGGTCCTTCAGGTTTGGCCATAGTGATAGTGCGTAAAGAGATGCTGGCTTTGCCGGCCATGCCACAGTCGTCCATCATGGATTATCGCTTGGCGGCCGAAAACGATTCTATGTTTAACACTCCTCCTACTTTTGCCTGGTATCTGGCGGCCGAAGTGTTTGAGTGGCTGCACCGGATGGGCGGTATCGAGGCGATGGCAGAGCTTAACAAGGCCAAGGCCGAACTGCTTTACGCCTGTATCGATGAACTGGACTTTTACCGCAATGGGGTGGCGGCGCAAAACCGCTCGCGGATGAATGTAACTTTCCAATTGGCCGATGAGTCGCTCAATGGTGAGTTCCTGAAAGAGGCGGAGGCCGCAGGTTTGGTGGCTCTTAAAGGGCACAGAATTGTCGGCGGGATGCGCGCCAGTATCTATAACGCCATGCCTTTGGCCGGCGTTGAGGCCCTGGTTGCCTTTATGCAGGCGTTTGCGGCCAAGCACAGCAGCTGA
- a CDS encoding amino acid aminotransferase — MFSTLKAMPADPILGLLSQYRDDPRGEKIDLGVGVYKDILGNTPILDCVKTAEQRRTATETTKVYIGPAGSSDFNRLIAELAFGEQHPTLSAGRIRSVSTPGGTGALRVAADFIKRCRPGATVWVSDPTWANHTGLFEAAGLKVERYPYYDYATKALKFDEMLAKLNTLGENDVVLLHACCHNPSGQDLSTEQWDRVVQVAVKRGFTPLIDMAYQGFGDGVEEDAYGVRKMAAAVEDMLLCSSCSKNFGLYRERIGACSIIANSSAAADVALSVLLYVVRCLYSMPPAHGAALVETILGDNQLKQQWLDELKVMRDRINGNRAILVERLKAIGVEQDFSFIARQKGMFSFLGVSPEQVEQLKQEFGIYMVDSSRISIAGISDSNVDYLAKSIAKVLQG; from the coding sequence ATGTTCAGCACACTCAAGGCGATGCCAGCCGATCCCATTCTTGGGCTGCTCAGCCAATATCGCGACGACCCTCGCGGTGAAAAAATTGATTTGGGCGTTGGTGTCTATAAAGACATCTTGGGAAATACCCCCATCCTCGACTGCGTTAAAACCGCCGAGCAGCGCCGCACCGCCACGGAAACCACCAAGGTGTATATCGGCCCTGCCGGTAGCAGTGATTTCAATCGGCTCATTGCCGAGCTGGCATTCGGTGAGCAGCACCCTACCCTGAGCGCCGGACGCATTCGCAGTGTATCCACTCCCGGCGGTACAGGCGCGCTGCGGGTCGCAGCCGACTTTATTAAACGTTGTCGCCCAGGCGCAACCGTTTGGGTCAGCGATCCGACCTGGGCCAATCACACCGGACTTTTTGAGGCGGCCGGTCTCAAGGTTGAGCGTTACCCTTACTATGACTACGCCACCAAGGCCCTGAAGTTTGATGAAATGCTCGCCAAACTCAACACCCTTGGTGAAAACGATGTTGTGCTGCTGCATGCCTGTTGTCACAACCCATCGGGCCAGGACCTCAGCACTGAGCAGTGGGACCGAGTGGTACAAGTCGCCGTCAAACGCGGCTTTACCCCGCTAATCGATATGGCTTACCAGGGCTTTGGTGACGGTGTCGAGGAAGATGCCTACGGCGTTCGCAAGATGGCGGCCGCCGTGGAAGACATGTTGCTCTGCTCCTCCTGCTCAAAGAATTTTGGCCTTTATCGCGAACGTATCGGCGCCTGCAGCATCATAGCCAACAGCAGTGCTGCCGCCGATGTAGCCTTGTCGGTACTGCTTTACGTGGTGCGTTGCCTCTACTCCATGCCGCCGGCACATGGAGCCGCGTTGGTGGAAACCATTCTCGGCGACAATCAGCTCAAACAACAGTGGCTGGATGAACTCAAGGTGATGCGTGACAGGATAAACGGTAACCGTGCCATCCTGGTTGAGCGTTTAAAGGCGATAGGCGTCGAGCAGGACTTCAGCTTTATCGCCCGCCAAAAAGGGATGTTCTCCTTCCTTGGGGTGTCTCCAGAGCAGGTTGAACAACTTAAGCAGGAGTTCGGTATCTATATGGTGGATTCAAGCCGGATCAGTATCGCCGGGATAAGCGATAGCAATGTCGATTACCTTGCCAAGTCTATCGCCAAGGTGTTGCAAGGTTAA
- the aroA gene encoding 3-phosphoshikimate 1-carboxyvinyltransferase, with product MKQLRLDPISRMHGEVNIPGSKSISNRALLLATLAKGTTELTNLLDSDDIRHMLAALKQLGVQFELSEDKSRCSVQGLGGAINSNKLQELFLGNAGTAMRPLCAALTLGNGEFVLTGEPRMEERPIGDLVDSLKALGADIQYLKDPGFPPLKVKATGLSGGDVEIAGNLSSQFLTALLMVAPLAGAAVNIKVKGELVSKPYIDITLALMAQFGVKVINHDYQRFEIPSGQSYLSPGKVMVEGDASSASYFLAAGAIAGGEVKVTGVGRLSIQGDVKFADALAAMGAEIEWGDDFIIARGSQLKGIDMDMNHIPDAAMTIATAAVFAKGPTRLSNIYNWRIKETDRLSAMATELRKIGAEVEEGEDYILVNPPLAPKHAAIDTYNDHRMAMCFSLLAFADCGVTINDPDCTSKTFPDYFQRFAALAG from the coding sequence ATGAAGCAATTGCGACTGGATCCCATAAGTAGAATGCATGGGGAGGTCAACATCCCCGGCTCCAAGAGTATCTCCAACCGGGCGCTGCTATTGGCAACCCTGGCCAAGGGCACCACAGAACTGACCAATCTGCTCGACTCAGATGATATTCGCCACATGTTGGCAGCGCTCAAACAGCTCGGCGTGCAATTTGAGCTTTCCGAAGACAAGAGCCGCTGCAGCGTGCAGGGCCTTGGCGGCGCTATCAACAGCAACAAGCTGCAAGAGCTGTTTCTCGGTAATGCCGGCACCGCGATGCGGCCATTGTGCGCCGCGCTGACCCTGGGGAACGGTGAGTTTGTTCTCACGGGTGAACCCAGAATGGAGGAGCGGCCGATAGGAGATTTGGTCGACAGCCTCAAGGCGTTGGGCGCGGATATTCAATATCTGAAGGATCCCGGCTTCCCGCCATTAAAAGTCAAGGCAACGGGCCTCAGTGGCGGGGATGTGGAAATTGCCGGTAATCTCTCCAGCCAGTTTCTTACCGCGCTCCTGATGGTTGCGCCGCTGGCCGGTGCCGCTGTCAATATCAAGGTCAAGGGTGAACTGGTTTCCAAGCCCTATATTGATATTACTTTGGCTTTGATGGCGCAATTTGGTGTCAAGGTTATCAACCACGACTATCAGCGTTTTGAGATCCCATCCGGTCAAAGCTATCTGTCACCGGGCAAGGTAATGGTGGAAGGCGATGCTTCATCGGCGTCTTATTTCCTGGCCGCAGGCGCCATCGCCGGCGGCGAAGTGAAAGTCACCGGAGTTGGCCGTCTCAGCATTCAGGGGGATGTCAAGTTTGCCGATGCGCTGGCGGCCATGGGCGCCGAGATTGAATGGGGAGATGACTTTATTATTGCCAGGGGTAGCCAGCTCAAGGGCATAGATATGGACATGAACCATATACCCGACGCAGCAATGACCATAGCCACAGCTGCGGTATTTGCCAAAGGGCCGACCCGCCTCAGTAATATCTACAACTGGCGTATCAAGGAGACAGATCGTCTCAGCGCCATGGCGACGGAGCTGCGTAAAATTGGTGCCGAGGTGGAAGAGGGTGAGGATTATATTCTGGTTAATCCACCGCTTGCGCCCAAGCATGCCGCCATCGATACCTATAACGACCACCGCATGGCCATGTGTTTTTCGCTGCTGGCATTTGCCGATTGCGGCGTCACCATCAATGACCCGGATTGCACCTCAAAAACCTTCCCGGATTACTTCCAACGCTTTGCGGCCTTGGCCGGTTAA
- the gyrA gene encoding DNA topoisomerase (ATP-hydrolyzing) subunit A → MTDLALSISPINIEDELKNSYLDYAMSVIVGRALPDVRDGLKPVHRRVLFAMNELKNDWNKPYKKSARVVGDVIGKYHPHGDSAVYDTIVRMAQPFSLRYTLVDGQGNFGSIDGDAAAAMRYTEIRMEKLAHQLLADLEKETVDYVPNYDGTEMIPAVLPTRIPNLLVNGSSGIAVGMATNIPPHNLTEVVKGCLALIEEPELSIEQLMDYIPGPDFPTAAIINGKKGIEEAYRTGRGKAIMRARAEVETEDNGRERIIVTEIPYQVNKARLIEKIAELVKDKKIEGISGLRDESDKDGMRIVVEVKRGEVAEVVLNNLYAQTQMQTSFGINMVALTNGQPKLFNLKEMLEAFILHRREVVTRRTVFELRKARERAHILEALAIALANIDPVIALIKASPTPAEAKVKLVETGWQLGNVQGMLEKAGDDAARPEWLEPEFGIRDGLYYLTEQQAQAILELRLHRLTGLEHEKILQEYEELLELIAGLLHILRSPERLMEVIKEELEEVLEQYGDERRTEINASAVDISLEDLICEEDVVVTLSHLGYAKYQPLSDYQAQRRGGKGKAATKVKDEDFVEKLLVANTHDTILCFSDFGKLYWLKVYQLPLASRQSRGKPIVNLLPLSEGEHITAILPVREYEADKYVIMATSHGTVKKTSLIEYSRPRANGIIAVNLKDGDQLIGVDLTDGSNEIMLFSNEGKVVRFSEDQVRAMGRTATGVRGIKLEDGQEVVSLIVPKEDGAILTVTENGFGKRTELSEYPTKSRATKGVVSIKVSERNGAVVGAVQVGDNDEIMLISDKGTLVRTPAAGVSIIGRNTQGVTIIRTAGDEAVVGLQRIDEIQSDEDEVEFDENGEPIVAEAAAEDTEGQAPEAPEAPEAPEAEQE, encoded by the coding sequence ATGACTGATCTGGCTTTATCAATTTCGCCAATAAATATTGAAGACGAACTAAAGAACTCCTATCTGGATTACGCCATGAGCGTTATCGTCGGGCGGGCATTGCCAGACGTACGCGACGGCCTCAAGCCGGTGCATCGCCGCGTACTCTTTGCGATGAACGAGCTGAAAAACGATTGGAATAAACCCTATAAGAAGTCGGCACGTGTTGTCGGTGACGTGATAGGTAAGTATCACCCTCATGGTGATAGCGCCGTATACGACACCATAGTGCGGATGGCACAGCCTTTCTCACTGCGTTACACCTTGGTGGATGGCCAAGGTAACTTCGGTTCCATCGACGGCGATGCCGCGGCGGCCATGCGTTATACCGAAATTCGTATGGAAAAGCTGGCGCATCAACTGCTGGCTGACCTTGAGAAAGAAACCGTCGATTATGTCCCCAACTACGACGGCACTGAAATGATCCCGGCCGTGTTGCCGACCCGGATCCCCAACCTGCTGGTCAACGGCTCCTCCGGTATCGCCGTGGGTATGGCCACCAATATTCCGCCGCACAACCTGACCGAAGTGGTTAAAGGCTGTTTGGCACTTATCGAAGAACCTGAGCTGTCTATCGAACAGCTGATGGATTATATCCCGGGTCCGGATTTCCCGACTGCCGCCATTATCAATGGCAAGAAGGGCATAGAGGAAGCGTACCGTACCGGCCGCGGCAAGGCGATTATGCGCGCCCGTGCCGAGGTGGAAACCGAAGACAATGGCCGCGAGCGGATCATTGTTACCGAGATCCCATACCAGGTGAACAAGGCTCGTCTGATTGAAAAGATTGCCGAGCTGGTAAAAGACAAGAAAATTGAAGGCATCAGCGGCCTGCGCGACGAGTCTGATAAAGACGGTATGCGTATTGTCGTTGAGGTCAAGCGCGGCGAAGTGGCCGAGGTGGTGCTTAACAACCTCTATGCCCAGACCCAGATGCAAACTTCTTTTGGTATCAACATGGTGGCCCTGACCAATGGTCAGCCCAAGTTGTTTAACCTTAAGGAGATGCTGGAAGCCTTTATTCTGCACCGCCGTGAAGTGGTGACTCGCAGAACCGTGTTTGAACTGCGTAAGGCCCGCGAGCGCGCTCATATCCTGGAAGCCCTGGCTATCGCCCTGGCCAACATCGACCCTGTGATTGCGCTGATCAAGGCCTCGCCAACACCGGCCGAAGCCAAAGTAAAACTGGTGGAAACCGGTTGGCAGCTCGGCAACGTGCAGGGCATGTTGGAAAAAGCCGGTGATGACGCAGCCCGTCCTGAGTGGCTGGAGCCGGAGTTTGGTATTCGCGATGGTCTCTACTATCTGACAGAGCAGCAAGCCCAGGCTATCCTCGAGCTGCGTCTGCACCGTCTGACCGGTCTTGAGCACGAAAAGATCCTCCAGGAATATGAAGAGCTGCTGGAGCTGATCGCCGGATTGCTGCATATCCTCAGAAGTCCAGAGCGTCTGATGGAAGTGATCAAAGAAGAGCTGGAAGAAGTGCTCGAGCAGTATGGCGACGAACGCCGCACCGAGATCAACGCTTCTGCCGTGGATATCAGCCTCGAAGACCTGATCTGCGAAGAAGATGTGGTAGTGACCCTGTCGCACTTGGGTTATGCCAAGTATCAGCCACTGAGCGATTACCAGGCGCAGCGCCGCGGTGGTAAGGGCAAGGCCGCCACCAAGGTCAAAGACGAAGATTTCGTTGAGAAACTGTTGGTTGCCAATACCCACGACACCATTTTGTGCTTCTCCGACTTTGGCAAACTCTACTGGCTCAAGGTCTATCAGTTGCCGCTGGCCAGTCGTCAGTCGCGCGGTAAGCCTATCGTTAACCTGCTGCCATTGTCTGAGGGTGAGCACATTACGGCGATTCTGCCGGTTCGTGAATACGAAGCCGACAAGTATGTCATCATGGCCACTTCTCACGGTACCGTGAAGAAGACATCGCTTATCGAATACAGTCGCCCCAGAGCCAACGGCATTATCGCCGTTAACCTGAAAGACGGTGATCAGTTGATTGGCGTTGACCTGACCGACGGCAGCAATGAAATCATGCTGTTCTCCAACGAAGGTAAGGTTGTACGCTTCAGCGAAGATCAGGTGCGCGCCATGGGCCGTACCGCTACCGGTGTTCGCGGTATCAAACTCGAAGACGGTCAGGAAGTGGTTTCACTGATAGTGCCAAAAGAAGATGGCGCCATTCTGACTGTGACAGAGAACGGTTTTGGTAAGCGTACCGAGCTGAGTGAATACCCAACCAAGAGCCGTGCTACCAAGGGTGTGGTTTCCATCAAGGTCAGCGAACGTAACGGCGCCGTAGTCGGTGCAGTTCAGGTCGGCGACAATGATGAGATCATGCTGATCAGCGACAAGGGCACACTGGTGAGAACCCCTGCGGCCGGTGTTTCCATTATAGGCCGTAATACCCAGGGCGTGACCATTATCCGCACTGCCGGTGACGAGGCCGTGGTGGGTTTACAGCGTATCGATGAAATCCAGTCTGATGAAGACGAAGTGGAATTCGATGAAAACGGCGAACCCATAGTGGCCGAAGCTGCAGCCGAGGATACTGAAGGCCAAGCGCCCGAAGCACCTGAAGCACCTGAAGCACCTGAAGCCGAGCAGGAATAA
- the ihfB gene encoding integration host factor subunit beta, which yields MTKSELIEKLATGQSQLSAKEVEGAIKEMLEQMAKTLESGDRIEIRGFGSFSLHYRAPRTGRNPKTGTSVELDGKYVPHFKPGKELRERVDAYNR from the coding sequence ATGACTAAATCCGAACTGATCGAAAAACTCGCCACTGGGCAGTCGCAACTGTCGGCGAAAGAAGTAGAAGGCGCCATCAAAGAGATGTTGGAGCAAATGGCGAAGACATTGGAAAGCGGTGATCGCATAGAGATCCGTGGCTTTGGCAGCTTTTCACTTCACTATCGTGCACCTCGCACTGGTCGTAATCCCAAGACGGGAACATCAGTCGAGTTGGATGGCAAGTACGTCCCGCACTTTAAGCCAGGCAAAGAACTGCGCGAACGCGTTGACGCTTATAACCGTTAA
- the lapB gene encoding lipopolysaccharide assembly protein LapB produces MLELLFLLLPIAAAYGWYMGRRSLRQKQNSAQKKLSRDYFTGLNFLLSNESDKAVDLFISMLDVDDETIDTHLSLGSLFRKRGEVDRSIRIHQNLIARPNLATEQRDMAMMELGKDYMAAGFYDRAEEIFLNLVSQDDHSEEAETQLISIYQITKEWQKAIDITKRLPRKRQQGLKPVIAHFYCQLAEEAGDEAGKLKGFQAALKQDSQCGRALLSLAKTYLDAGQLPQAKQMLNQLIDADAELFADALACARQLYQELKDIDGYRELLAHAIDKGAGASVVVALAQRMIEDGNIKGAEDMVMEALYRHPTMRGFQHLMQMHIKQAEQGQARDSLAMLEKLVEQQIRFRPSYRCRECGFPAHTLYWHCPSCKSWGSIKRVRGLDGE; encoded by the coding sequence ATGCTCGAACTTCTCTTTCTGTTGCTGCCTATTGCTGCGGCTTACGGTTGGTACATGGGCCGCCGCAGTTTGAGGCAGAAACAGAATTCAGCGCAAAAGAAACTGAGCCGTGACTACTTCACCGGGCTCAATTTTCTGCTCTCCAATGAGTCGGACAAGGCGGTCGATCTCTTTATCAGCATGTTGGATGTCGATGATGAAACCATAGACACTCATCTGTCGCTGGGTTCCTTGTTTCGCAAGCGTGGTGAGGTAGACAGATCCATTCGTATTCACCAAAACCTGATTGCAAGGCCCAATCTCGCCACAGAGCAAAGAGACATGGCGATGATGGAACTGGGCAAGGACTATATGGCCGCCGGGTTCTACGATAGAGCCGAGGAGATATTCCTTAATCTCGTCAGTCAGGACGATCACAGCGAAGAAGCTGAAACCCAACTGATCTCCATTTACCAAATCACCAAAGAGTGGCAGAAAGCGATTGATATCACCAAGCGCTTGCCACGTAAACGACAGCAGGGTCTGAAACCCGTTATCGCTCATTTCTATTGTCAACTGGCCGAGGAAGCCGGCGATGAAGCGGGAAAACTCAAGGGCTTTCAAGCGGCACTCAAGCAAGATTCTCAATGTGGCCGCGCCTTGTTGTCATTGGCCAAGACCTACCTGGATGCCGGGCAATTGCCTCAGGCCAAGCAGATGCTCAACCAACTGATTGACGCTGATGCCGAGCTTTTTGCCGATGCACTCGCTTGTGCCCGCCAGCTCTATCAAGAGCTCAAAGATATCGATGGTTATCGCGAGCTATTGGCTCACGCGATAGATAAGGGCGCCGGTGCCTCGGTTGTGGTGGCATTGGCGCAACGCATGATTGAAGACGGCAACATCAAAGGCGCCGAAGACATGGTGATGGAAGCTCTCTATCGCCACCCCACCATGCGGGGGTTCCAGCACCTGATGCAGATGCATATCAAGCAGGCAGAGCAGGGGCAGGCGCGAGATAGCCTGGCGATGCTGGAAAAACTGGTAGAACAACAAATAAGATTCCGTCCAAGTTACCGCTGTCGGGAGTGTGGTTTCCCGGCACACACCCTATATTGGCACTGCCCATCCTGCAAGAGCTGGGGCAGTATCAAGCGGGTGCGTGGCTTGGACGGTGAATAA
- the rpsA gene encoding 30S ribosomal protein S1 gives MTESFADLFEQSLQQLEFRPGSIVRGTVVAIENGMVLVDAGLKSESPIPAEQFKNAQGELEIAVGDQVDVALDSVEDGFGETQLSREKAKRHEAWIVLEKAYEDAETVIGVINGKVKGGFTVELNGIRAFLPGSLVDVRPVRDTAHLENKELEFKVIKLDQKRNNVVVSRRAVIESESSAERDALLENLQEGQAVKGIVKNLTDYGAFVDLGGVDGLLHITDMAWKRVKHPSEIVNVGDEINVKVLKYDRERTRVSLGLKQLGEDPWLEISKRYPENTRLTGRVTNLTDYGCFVEIEEGVEGLVHVSEMDWTNKNIHPSKVVNLGDEVEVLVLDIDEERRRISLGLKQCKTNPWEDFANRYAKGDKVTGKIKSITDFGIFIGLDGGIDGLVHLSDISWNGSGEDAVGEYKKGDEITAVVLSVDPERERISLGVKQTEDDPFNAYLADKKKGTIVVGTVTAVDAKGVTVELADTVEGYIRVSDISRDRVEDASSVYNVGDSVEAKFMGVDRKNRAISLSVRAKDEAEEKEVMANLNKQDDAIMTNAMAEAFKAARK, from the coding sequence ATGACTGAATCTTTTGCTGATCTGTTTGAACAATCCCTTCAACAACTGGAATTCCGCCCAGGTTCTATCGTTCGTGGTACTGTAGTTGCCATCGAAAACGGTATGGTACTGGTTGACGCCGGTCTGAAATCTGAGAGCCCAATCCCAGCTGAGCAATTCAAAAACGCTCAAGGTGAACTGGAAATCGCCGTTGGCGACCAAGTTGACGTTGCGCTGGATAGCGTTGAAGACGGTTTCGGTGAGACTCAACTGTCTCGCGAGAAGGCCAAGCGCCACGAAGCCTGGATCGTTCTGGAAAAAGCTTACGAAGATGCTGAAACTGTAATCGGTGTCATCAATGGCAAGGTTAAAGGCGGTTTCACCGTTGAGCTGAACGGTATCCGTGCGTTCCTGCCTGGTTCTCTGGTTGACGTTCGCCCAGTACGCGATACTGCTCACCTGGAAAACAAAGAACTGGAATTCAAAGTTATCAAGCTGGACCAGAAGCGCAACAACGTTGTTGTTTCTCGTCGTGCTGTTATCGAATCTGAAAGCAGCGCTGAGCGTGATGCTCTGCTGGAAAACCTGCAAGAAGGTCAAGCAGTTAAAGGTATCGTTAAGAACCTGACCGACTACGGTGCATTCGTAGATCTGGGCGGTGTTGACGGCCTGCTGCACATCACCGACATGGCTTGGAAGCGTGTTAAGCACCCATCCGAGATCGTGAATGTTGGTGACGAAATCAACGTCAAAGTACTGAAGTACGATCGCGAGCGCACTCGTGTATCTCTGGGTCTGAAGCAACTGGGTGAAGACCCATGGCTGGAAATCAGCAAGCGCTACCCAGAAAACACTCGTCTGACTGGTCGCGTAACCAACCTGACTGACTACGGCTGCTTCGTTGAAATCGAAGAAGGCGTTGAAGGTCTGGTACACGTTTCTGAAATGGATTGGACCAACAAGAACATCCACCCATCCAAGGTTGTTAACCTGGGTGACGAAGTTGAAGTTCTGGTTCTGGACATCGATGAAGAGCGTCGTCGTATTTCTCTGGGTCTCAAGCAGTGCAAGACCAACCCATGGGAAGACTTCGCTAACCGTTACGCCAAGGGCGACAAAGTTACCGGTAAGATCAAGTCTATCACTGACTTCGGTATCTTCATCGGTCTGGACGGCGGTATCGACGGTCTGGTTCACCTGTCTGACATCTCTTGGAACGGTAGCGGCGAAGACGCTGTTGGCGAGTACAAGAAAGGCGACGAAATCACTGCAGTGGTTCTGTCTGTTGATCCAGAGCGTGAGCGTATCAGCCTGGGTGTTAAGCAGACTGAAGACGATCCATTCAACGCTTACCTGGCCGACAAGAAGAAAGGTACTATCGTAGTTGGTACTGTTACTGCTGTTGACGCCAAAGGTGTTACTGTTGAGCTGGCTGACACTGTTGAAGGTTACATCCGTGTATCTGACATCAGCCGTGACCGTGTTGAAGATGCATCAAGCGTCTACAATGTAGGTGACAGCGTTGAAGCCAAGTTCATGGGCGTAGATCGCAAGAACCGTGCAATCAGCCTGTCTGTACGTGCTAAAGACGAAGCTGAAGAAAAAGAAGTGATGGCTAACCTGAACAAGCAGGACGACGCTATCATGACTAATGCAATGGCTGAAGCGTTTAAGGCAGCTCGTAAGTAA
- a CDS encoding LapA family protein, with protein MKSFVATVLVAMLFVVALVFGSRNEQLVTISYFVAQGEFRLPVVLAVVFLAGFILSWIIAFYYIMKLKLSLRNARKKIQTLTQQQGQDA; from the coding sequence GTGAAGTCATTTGTCGCAACCGTACTGGTGGCAATGCTGTTTGTAGTGGCACTGGTATTTGGCTCCCGCAATGAGCAGCTGGTCACCATCAGTTATTTTGTGGCACAGGGAGAGTTCCGCTTGCCTGTAGTGTTGGCCGTGGTATTTCTGGCGGGGTTTATCCTAAGTTGGATCATCGCCTTCTACTACATCATGAAGCTGAAACTGTCATTGCGTAATGCCCGCAAAAAGATCCAGACCTTAACTCAGCAGCAGGGGCAAGACGCCTAG
- the cmk gene encoding (d)CMP kinase, with translation MSERAPVVTIDGPSGAGKGTISQLLANKLGWKLLDSGAIYRVLALAAIHHDVELDNEEAITLLAAHLDVQFLAGAGNEAIKVVLEGEDVSHAIRTQECSDAASRVAAFPRVREALLRRQRAFRVAPGLIADGRDMGTVVFPHAPAKLFLTASAEERAQRRYNQLQDKGFDVNIERLLTEIQERDHRDMNRAVAPLVPAEDALVIDTTGLGIETVLELALKHIVDKLSDVSL, from the coding sequence ATGTCTGAACGGGCGCCTGTTGTCACAATTGACGGCCCAAGCGGTGCGGGAAAAGGCACTATAAGTCAGTTGCTTGCCAACAAACTTGGATGGAAACTGCTCGATAGCGGTGCCATATATCGAGTGCTGGCACTGGCCGCTATTCACCACGATGTGGAACTGGATAACGAAGAGGCCATCACCCTGTTGGCCGCGCACCTGGATGTACAGTTTCTGGCGGGAGCCGGAAATGAAGCCATAAAAGTGGTGCTGGAAGGCGAAGATGTCAGCCATGCCATTCGTACTCAGGAATGTTCTGACGCAGCCTCGAGAGTGGCGGCGTTTCCCCGGGTGAGAGAAGCCTTGCTCAGAAGGCAGCGTGCTTTCAGAGTTGCCCCTGGCCTTATAGCCGATGGCCGGGATATGGGAACCGTTGTTTTCCCGCATGCACCGGCAAAATTGTTTTTGACAGCCTCGGCTGAAGAAAGGGCCCAGCGGCGCTATAATCAGTTGCAGGACAAGGGCTTCGATGTTAATATCGAGCGTCTTTTAACCGAGATCCAGGAAAGAGATCACCGGGATATGAATCGCGCAGTTGCGCCTTTGGTGCCCGCAGAAGATGCCCTGGTGATAGACACTACAGGACTCGGGATTGAAACTGTGCTGGAGCTGGCGCTCAAGCACATAGTTGACAAGTTATCTGACGTCAGTCTCTGA